The following nucleotide sequence is from Agromyces sp. SYSU T00194.
TTCTGCGTGATCTCGGCCGCCGCGAGCCGCGCGTTGCGCAGCGCGAGCTCGTCGCGGATCAGGCTCGACAGCAGGGTCGACTTGCCGGTGATGAACTGCGGAAGGCCGCCGGGGTGCGTCGTGGAGAGCTCGATGCGGGTGCGCGGCGTGTCGACGAAGCGCAGCAGCGGCGAGCGTCCGCCGGCGCGGGCGAGCTCGTCGCGCCAGCGACGCCACTCGGGCTCGGCGATGTTGCCGGCGGTGAAGGCGGGGTCGCCGACGCTCACGGCGTCGGCGGAACTCGCCTCCGAGACGGGTTCGGGGTGCGCGAAGCCGGGCGCGCCGTCGCCCGACGCGCCGACGAGTCCCTCGTCGTCGTCATGCATGTCGAGGCGGCGCACACCGACACCATACGGTCGCCTCGACGGGATTCCGGGGAGCATCGCCGCATTCCCGGGCACGGATTTGGATACCCACGAGGTATGGCGATACCCTAGGGGTATGCATTCGTCGTCCCCCGCACCCGAGCCCGCGCACCGCACGATCATCGTCGGCGGCGTCGCGGGCGGCATGTCCGCCGCCACGCGCCTGCGACGCAACGACGCGCGGGCCGACATCATCGTGGTCGAGCGCAGCGGGGCCGTGTCGTTCGCCAACTGCGGCCTGCCGTACCACGTCTCCGGCACCATCGCCGAGCGTTCGGCGCTCGAGCTGCAGACCCCCGAGCGCCTGCGCGACCGGTTCGGCATCGACGCCCGCGTGCGGCACGAGGCGGTCGCGATCGACCGCACGGCGAAGACCGTCGCGATCCGCTCGCTCGACACCGGCCACGTCGAGCACGAACCGTACGACTCGCTCATCCTGTCGCCCGGCGCCGCCCCGGCGATCCCCGCGGTGCTGCGCGGTCGCCCGGGCGTGTTCGCACTGCGCACGCTGGACGACCTCGACGGCATCATGTCGCACCTCGGCGGCACCCGCGTCGCGGACGCCGTCGTCGTCGGCGGCGGCTTCATCGGCATCGAGATGGCCGACAACCTGCACCGGCGGGGCATCCGCACCACCATCGTCACCCGCGGCGACCGGCTCCTGCCCGCGCTCGACCCCGAGATGGCGGCGCCGCTCGCCGACCACCTGGAGGCCGAGGGCGTGGGCGTCGAACTGCGCCGCACGGTGACCGGCCGCGACGAGCGCACCGTCACGCTCGACGACGGCCGGTTCCTGCACGCCGACCTCGTGATCGCCGCGACCGGCGTCGTGCCCGAGACCGGCCTGGCCACCGCCGCCGGGCTCGCGCTCGGGACCTCCGGCGGCATCGCCGTCGACGAGCTGCACCGCACCTCCGACCCGTCGATCTACGCCGTCGGCGACGCCGCCGAGAAGCAGCACCGCGT
It contains:
- a CDS encoding FAD-dependent oxidoreductase, whose product is MHSSSPAPEPAHRTIIVGGVAGGMSAATRLRRNDARADIIVVERSGAVSFANCGLPYHVSGTIAERSALELQTPERLRDRFGIDARVRHEAVAIDRTAKTVAIRSLDTGHVEHEPYDSLILSPGAAPAIPAVLRGRPGVFALRTLDDLDGIMSHLGGTRVADAVVVGGGFIGIEMADNLHRRGIRTTIVTRGDRLLPALDPEMAAPLADHLEAEGVGVELRRTVTGRDERTVTLDDGRFLHADLVIAATGVVPETGLATAAGLALGTSGGIAVDELHRTSDPSIYAVGDAAEKQHRVSGDARLVTLAGLANRHGRAVADTITGSAAPATPALGTAIIDVLGVTAASVGLGERELRAAGRELRVIHSHPLSHAGYYPGAESMSLKLVVDATSDAILGAQAVGGQGVDTRIDVIATAMGAGVTASGLAELELAYAPQYGSAKDPVNMLGYIAENRASGDSPTVQWHELEDELAGGAVLLDVRARGQLAEGLIPGADWIPVEALRARHEELRGRPVIVHCRVGQGAHTAQRLLVELGHDVRNLDGGYLTWRDGMRARELASELELAAA